A part of Terriglobus roseus genomic DNA contains:
- a CDS encoding DinB family protein: MAAGLSGEELLAWSDTTFSKWMELAERHPEVLAVSCDVYGVSNVAGLLHHIAVVELRYAQRLMGEQETGYDEVPVTVEGFRLAHSGMMERVTNLLQDAAFDWHAVIRFQTRSMGVLLASRRTVLNHTLLHGIRHYAQSAMLVRQAGIAPGWPMDYLFMGVLGWE, encoded by the coding sequence ATGGCAGCGGGCTTGAGTGGCGAGGAGTTGCTGGCGTGGAGCGATACGACGTTCAGCAAGTGGATGGAACTGGCGGAAAGACATCCTGAGGTGCTGGCTGTTTCCTGTGACGTCTACGGTGTTTCCAACGTTGCGGGGCTGTTGCACCACATTGCCGTGGTGGAGTTGCGTTACGCGCAGCGTTTGATGGGCGAGCAGGAAACGGGTTATGACGAAGTGCCTGTGACGGTGGAAGGATTTCGTCTTGCACACAGCGGCATGATGGAGCGCGTTACCAACCTTCTACAGGATGCGGCCTTTGACTGGCATGCGGTGATCCGCTTTCAGACGCGGAGCATGGGAGTGCTGCTGGCGTCGCGCAGGACGGTATTGAACCACACGCTGCTGCACGGGATACGGCATTATGCGCAGTCCGCGATGCTGGTTCGGCAGGCGGGGATTGCGCCCGGATGGCCTATGGACTACCTGTTTATGGGCGTGCTGGGATGGGAGTGA